The following is a genomic window from Rhododendron vialii isolate Sample 1 chromosome 9a, ASM3025357v1.
CAATGAAGACGGTGTTAGTAATGACTTGTATGATTTCTTACAGGTGTGTTTATTCAACCTTCAAAAGCTGTTTCTGAGAAATAAATTTCAGTCATCTTGTCAAACCACTTATTATTGCTTCATTAACTATGTGAAATCAGCAGTTACCGTTCAAATTTTGCTTGTGTTAATAATCACATGTCAGTCCAAATGTTTATGTTGGCAATCTTTTGGTActaattttgttcttgtttttataTAGTTTGTTTGGCTTTTCTGAATAGATTCCACACTTGATTTATAAAAATAGTTAGAGGCGTCTTACATTCCATGTACAGCTTCACAATCTAACTCTGGGTAGTTTTCTGATTAGTTTGTCTTAAGTAACTGGATTCCGTTCTTTATGGCATTATTTCAAGGCTTTATAGTTTCGTTTGACCTGAAGATAGAGACTATTAAAGCAAAAATTGAATGCATAGGATAAATTAGAGTTATCAGTAGGACAGCCATGACTGAAGCTGGTTCATTTGCATAATACTAGGCCTTCTTTAAGGAGCATCCTGAGTATGTGGAAAATGACTTTTATATAACTGGAGAATCATATGCCGGGCACTACATACCTGCTTTTGCTGCTCGAGTCCACCGAGGAAACAAAGCCAAACAGGGAATTCACATAAACCTGAAGGTATGCCCGTAGTTATATAGATTTCAGTATTGTAATGCGTCATTTGAATTACTACTGAACTCGACTTACATTGCTTGTACAGGGTTTTGCCATTGGTAATGGCCTTACTGATCCTCTGATTCAGTACAGAGCATACACAGATTATGCTTTGGACATGGGGATTATTAAGAAATCTGAGTATAATCGTATCAACAAGGTGCTTCCCGTGTGTGAAACAGCAATAAAGCTCTGTGGTAATTTACCATTTCTTATTTGCACCTATTTTTGTTCTGTTGAAGGAGAgtctttcctttccttctttttctttcttaagTCGGTTCCTACATGGGTTTTGTATTCCAGAACATGTCGGTTATTGAGTATCAGGATTCATGAGTGgttttcactttgtttggttttgagattttttttttgatgtaatgagtggtaatgagtatagagagagagatagagaaatttattgagaatcgtgaagagagtaaaaaaaaattcaaaacttgtAAGTGAATAAAGTGTTTATTTCTGTTGTTAGACTGAAGTTGAACATctgttctgtttttttctttttcaggcaCTGATGGTACTATCTCTTGTGTGGCCTCATTCTTTGTTTGTAATAGCATATTCAGTAGCATCATGGCAATTGCTGGAGATGTCAACGTAAGAAACCCCACAAACTCTCCCTTCGTTAGTTACTATTAGCATGTTGGACTGCTTTGTAAACCATTTTCCACATATTTCCAAATCGTGTGGCATTCATGATGTTATAGAGAAAAATTCCTTGAAAAAACACAGTTTCTTGCGATAACGACCTTTATTTTGGTTCCAAATACTTGTTTGATAAGACAAAATGGCTTATGAATTGTTGAAAAGAGAGAATTGAGTATCGGATAGCTTTAATGTCTTTGTCTGCAGTACTATGACCTCAGAAAGAAGTGTGAGGGCAGCCTTTGCTATGACTTCTCGAATATGGAGCAATTTCTGAACCAGAAAACAGTTAGGGAAGCTCTTGGTGTTGGGGAAATAGACTTTGTTTCCTGCAGCCCCACTGTGTATCAGGCTATGCTGGTGGACTGGATGAGGAACCTTGAGGTTGGCATTCCTGCTCTTCTCGAGGATGGAATCAAGTTACTTGTGTATGCTGGAGAATATGATCTCATCTGCAACTGGCTTGGTAAGTCTTATTAAGCTAGATAACTATTGTTTAGGTTGTCATATCATTGGAAAGTGTCATTACTTATGTGGTATTAAATTTCTTTCTGAGCAGGTAATTCAAGATGGGTGCATGCCATGGAATGGACTGGTCAGAAAGAGTTTGTAGCATCTCCTGACGTTTCCTTcgaagttgatggttctgaaGCAGGAATATTGAAGAGCCAGGGGCCTCTTAGTTTcctcaaggtctctctctctctctctctctctcacacacacacacacacacactcactcactcaAACACGTTAAGTTTTAGAGGTTCTTTATGTTGAAGGTGTTCTATTAAAATCTCATAAACAAAAGCCCTGATTGTTCACAATCAAAATAGCAGCAGTTTCAAGGGATGAAGAAGTTGACACTGAAAACTGTAGAATAGAAGATGCTAACTATTGTTCGGTGGGCGGTGGTTAAGGATCAAAAAAATGTGGCAAATGAGTAGACGCATGTGAAAGATCATTGAACTGCATCTAACTTAGTTTTTTGGCATTCTTTGAACCTTAGCTACTGCCGAGTGGGCCATTATTGAAAGTTGTAGTTGGTAGAAGTTGAGAGATCCAAAATTGAAGCAGTTTGTCGGGATAGCTTGAACAATCTATAAGCGTGACATTTTTTACATTTTCGAAAGGATTTTACATAGCTTCGGAAAGAAAGGAACACTAAACTGCTGCTCTCCTTGATATATTGCATGCCATATGGCTATATATCTGGTGATTGCTCATATTAACAGTTTTGCGTGGTCATGTGTGATGACAATCAGGTCCATGATGCCGGTCACATGGTTCCAATGGATCAACCCAAAGCAGCACTAGAGATGCTGAAGAGGTGGACTCAGGGCTCCCTGTCAGGATCCACCACGGAACCAGAAGGCTTGGTGTCCTCGATGTGATATTCTGAATGGGGTTTTCCTCGGCTTCTGAATAAGTTTGTAAATAGATATCAACAAGAACTTAGCTTTCTGTAGTATTGAACGCTTCCTGCACTTGGTGCCGTTGAAAAAAACTTTGTGAACCTAAAAAGAACAGCCCCCCTGGTTTGTCTATCCGTACTGTTTTGTTCTCTTAATTTGGCTTAATTTTAATGTCTCGATTCTAATTTGgcttaatttttgaaaacaaaaagtgaTTCAAGATCGTACTGTTCGtatttttgaaatgaaatgCATCTAATCTTGATTGGGATAACAGCACTGATGTGTTGGATAATGAGGATTTCGTCATCCCTTTGTGTTCAGAGtttatcaaaaaatggaaatggttttCTTCCCACAAATGTACTAAAATTTAACTTTAGTTGTTTTCTTCACACAGCACTGATGCATTGGACTAAAATACAAAGAGattcaaatagaaaatgtaaaacggatttttttctatttgaacACTGATGATTGGGGGTTACAACACTGATGCTTTGGACTAAGGAAAACATTTCATTTAAgggtgttttggctaaataaagTCACtcaagttatttttttatttttattcaaaaaaatttgcattttttttagagtattgattcatctcaacgagaggaagAGGAATTGAGAAAGTAAGAATATCGttcaaacttaattttttttggacagaaatttttggatttttttaaaaaaaattgagtctggatcacaattttttatttttcaaatttctcccatcgagacgaaccaataatccaaaaaaatttaatgcaaaattaacaaatacggagtacgattttttttgaatgaacgaaaaaaaaaaacaagtgggttaagtttttggagagagagagagactgtttAGGGGAGTGGAGTGGGCTCGGGCCCACAGGCTTGCTTGTCTATCAACGGAGGACAAGGAATTCAACACGAACTCGCGTTTAAGGAACGCGAGGTTACATAAAACGACGTCGCTTGGATTCATACACATTTCTCAGTTTGAACATGCGAAGTATGTTGGAACTTCGTAATTCGTAAATTGTGAACTCAATCTGGTTTATTTTCACAATCGAAATTGTTCAAGTTGTAGATTTTGTTAATCAGATAAAATATATTCAAGATTATATTAATCCAATATTGATTAGCCtataatcggagatgatttaTATGAATTTTATCATGATAAAATACGTTCGAATTCACTGGATCAAACCCAATTTCATGAATCTCCTGAGTGCATCGTGTAATTCgtaaattgtgaactcattTCGGTTCATTTCTATGATCTAAACTGTTCAAGTTATAGATCGTGTCACGAAGCTAAACCATGTTAAATATTGTATTAATCCAATGCTGATTAGTtcataatcggagatgattcgtgtgaaattatttttatgaaGATGGACTTGGTCCCACAGGATGAAACCCAATATTGCTACGGTGAGGGATTCTTGTtcgatctagagagagaaaacagaggGCAATTCTAGTcgagttgtagagagagagagaaagagagagagaaatggtggGGAAGAACCACAGCGACGAAGACGAAGACGACACCTTCTACTACCGCTACTCCTCCGCCCCACCCCAACCCTCCTCCGCCTCCACTGCCAAGACCCTAGAAAAATCCTCCGGCGGCGGAAGCGGGAGGAGCGGAGGCCTCGCCCCGTCCAAGTCCACCGTCTACGTCAGCAACCTCGACTACACCCTCACCAACTCCGACCTCCACACCATCTTCTCCGCCTTCGGCAAGGTCGCCAAGGTCACCGTCGTCAAGGACCGCCGCACCCGCCTCAGCCGCGGCGTGGCCTTCGTCCTCTTCGTCTCCCGCGACGAGGCCCTCGCCGCCGTCCGCGGGGTTGACGGCAAGATCCTCAATTCCCGAACCCTGAAGGCCTCCATCGCCGCGGACAACGGCCGCACGACGGAGTTTATCCGGCGGAAGGTGTATAAGGATAAGAGCAGGTGTTATGAGTGTGGAGAGGAAGGGCATTTGTCGTACGAGTGTCCGAGGAATCAGTTGGGGGCGAGGGAGCGGCCGCAACCGAAACAGCCGCGGAGGGACGGGGAAGTAGGGGGGAGGGGCCGCAGGAGAGGCGGCGGGAGGGGAGAGGAgttggaagaggaggaggaggaggagggtgggGAGGTAGTTTTCGAGGATGAGAACTGGGCGTCCGCGGTGGATACGGGGGCGGACAAGAGGTTGTTGATGAGGGAGAAAGAGGAGGgtaggaagaggaagagggaggggaagagagagaagaaaggcgGGTACTTTAGTGATGAGAGTGATGATGATGAGTAAACTAGGGTTTGTTTACATTCGCTCATCATCATCACTCTCATCACTAGGGTTTGGTTGGAACGTCTGCTTTTGATGGGCTAAAGGTACGTCCTTCCTCGTTAGGAAAATGCTAAACACAACCCATTATGGGGTGAATAATGTGTAAAGGGGATCGTATATTAGGAAGACTTTTTCTGTTATGTGTTTCTTCTAATGCTGATTTGGTTAGTAGTGCAAATGGGATTTATGAGGAATTAGAGTAGTGTTGGATTCTtaatattttgtcatcaaagATTCACTTCGTGTATGCCAATGATTGTGAAGTAGA
Proteins encoded in this region:
- the LOC131300289 gene encoding U11/U12 small nuclear ribonucleoprotein 31 kDa protein; its protein translation is MVGKNHSDEDEDDTFYYRYSSAPPQPSSASTAKTLEKSSGGGSGRSGGLAPSKSTVYVSNLDYTLTNSDLHTIFSAFGKVAKVTVVKDRRTRLSRGVAFVLFVSRDEALAAVRGVDGKILNSRTLKASIAADNGRTTEFIRRKVYKDKSRCYECGEEGHLSYECPRNQLGARERPQPKQPRRDGEVGGRGRRRGGGRGEELEEEEEEEGGEVVFEDENWASAVDTGADKRLLMREKEEGRKRKREGKREKKGGYFSDESDDDE
- the LOC131300287 gene encoding serine carboxypeptidase-like produces the protein MMRVREMKGVILLCFLLILLSPLSSAFLRMPSDAMFPSLQGEKLIRELNLFPKESVNVVDRGDDSLRSTGSRIVERRFRFPNLAEPSVTEEDLGHHAGYYKIENSHAARMFYFFFESRNSKKDPVVIWLTGGPGCSSELAMFYENGPFNIAKNMSLGWNEYGWDKASNLLYVDQPIGTGFSYSSDKRDIRHNEDGVSNDLYDFLQAFFKEHPEYVENDFYITGESYAGHYIPAFAARVHRGNKAKQGIHINLKGFAIGNGLTDPLIQYRAYTDYALDMGIIKKSEYNRINKVLPVCETAIKLCGTDGTISCVASFFVCNSIFSSIMAIAGDVNYYDLRKKCEGSLCYDFSNMEQFLNQKTVREALGVGEIDFVSCSPTVYQAMLVDWMRNLEVGIPALLEDGIKLLVYAGEYDLICNWLGNSRWVHAMEWTGQKEFVASPDVSFEVDGSEAGILKSQGPLSFLKVHDAGHMVPMDQPKAALEMLKRWTQGSLSGSTTEPEGLVSSM